The following proteins are co-located in the Solea solea chromosome 21, fSolSol10.1, whole genome shotgun sequence genome:
- the LOC131448728 gene encoding calcium/calmodulin-dependent protein kinase type II subunit gamma isoform X10 — MATPATSTRFTDEYQLYEELGKGAFSVVRRCVKKSSGQEYAAKIINTKKLSARDHQKLEREARICRLLKHPNIVRLHDSISEEGFHYLVFDLVTGGELFEDIVAREYYSEADASHCISQILESVNHIHQHDIVHRDLKPENLLLASKMKGAAVKLADFGLAIEVQGDQQAWFGFAGTPGYLSPEVLRKDPYGKPVDIWACGVILYILLVGYPPFWDEDQHKLYQQIKAGAYDFPSPEWDTVTPEAKNLINQMLTINPAKRITAEQALKHPWVCHRSTVASMMHRQETVECLRKFNARRKLKGAILTTMLVSRNFSVGRQHTNSAAAASSTASLAQEACKSLLNKKSDSAKPSTNNSKNSIVSAINALKDTNMATNAQMESQSTVVHNPPDGVKGSTESNATNDEEEMKARKQEIIKITEQLIEAINNGDFDAYTRICDPGLTSFEPEALGNLVEGMDFHKFYFENLLSKNNKPVHTTLLNPHVHLIGEDAACIAYIRLTQFVDTTGHPRSSQSEETRVWHRRDGKWLNVHFHCSGAPAAPLQ; from the exons GGGAGCTTTTTCAGTGGTGCGTAGGTGTGTAAAGAAGTCATCAGGACAGGAGTATGCTGCAAAAATCATCAACACTAAGAAGCTGTCTGCAAGAG ACCATCAGAAGCTGGAGAGAGAGGCTCGGATCTGCCGTCTCCTGAAGCACCCCAACATTG TGAGACTCCATGACAGCATTTCAGAGGAAGGCTTTCATTACCTAGTCTTTGACCT GGTGACAGGAGGAGAGCTCTTTGAAGACATTGTAGCCAGGGAGTACTACAGTGAGGCTGATGCCAG TCATTGCATTAGTCAGATCTTGGAGAGTGTCAATCATATCCACCAGCATGATATTGTGCACCGAGACCTCAAG CCTGAGAACCTGTTGTTGGCCAGTAAGATGAAGGGAGCTGCAGTGAAGCTGGCAGACTTTGGCCTTGCTATTGAAGTACAGGGAGACCAGCAGGCTTGGTTTG GATTTGCGGGCACCCCTGGTTATCTCTCGCCTGAAGTCCTAAGGAAGGACCCTTACGGCAAGCCTGTGGACATATGGGCTTGTG GTGTTATCCTCTATATCTTGTTAGTGGGGTATCCTCCATTCTGGGATGAAGATCAACACAAACTCTATCAACAGATTAAAGCTGGGGCATATGAT TTCCCCTCCCCAGAGTGGGACACGGTGACTCCAGAGGCAAAGAACCTGATCAACCAGATGTTGACCATCAACCCAGCCAAGAGAATCACTGCTGAACAGGCCCTCAAACACCCATGGGTCTGC CACCGTTCTACAGTGGCATCCATGATGCACAGACAGGAAACTGTCGAGTGTCTCCGCAAGTTCAATGCTCGCCGAAAACTCAAG GGAGCCATTCTCACCACCATGCTGGTGTCCAGAAACTTCTCAG TGGGCCGGCAGCATACCaactctgctgctgccgcctccTCCACGGCCTCACTGGCTCAGGAAG catgCAAAAGTTTACTGAACAAGAAGTCAGATTCTGCTAAG CCTTCTACCAACAACAGTAAGAACAGTATAGTGAGCGCCATCAATGCCCTGAAAGACACCAACATGGCGACCAACGCCCAGATG GAGTCGCAGAGCACAGTTGTGCACAATCCTCCCGATGGCGTGAAG GGATCGACAGAAAGCAACGCCACCAACGACGAGGAGGAAATGAAAG CTCGTAAACAGGAGATCATCAAGATAACAGAGCAGCTGATTGAGGCAATCAACAATGGAGACTTCGATGCCTACAC gAGGATTTGTGACCCTGGTCTTACTTCTTTTGAACCAGAGGCCCTGGGGAACCTGGTGGAGGGCATGGACTTTCACAAGTTCTACTTTGAAAACT TGCTCAGCAAGAACAACAAGCCGGTGCACACCACCCTTCTCAACCCACACGTGCACCTGATCGGTGAGGATGCGGCGTGCATCGCCTACATCAGACTCACGCAGTTTGTGGACACCACGGGCCACCCTcgctccagccaatcagaggagaCCAGGGTGTGGCATCGCCGCGATGGCAAGTGGCTCAATGTTCACTTCCACTGCTCAGGAGCACCTGCTGCACCACTCCAGTGA
- the LOC131448728 gene encoding calcium/calmodulin-dependent protein kinase type II subunit gamma isoform X9: protein MATPATSTRFTDEYQLYEELGKGAFSVVRRCVKKSSGQEYAAKIINTKKLSARDHQKLEREARICRLLKHPNIVRLHDSISEEGFHYLVFDLVTGGELFEDIVAREYYSEADASHCISQILESVNHIHQHDIVHRDLKPENLLLASKMKGAAVKLADFGLAIEVQGDQQAWFGFAGTPGYLSPEVLRKDPYGKPVDIWACGVILYILLVGYPPFWDEDQHKLYQQIKAGAYDFPSPEWDTVTPEAKNLINQMLTINPAKRITAEQALKHPWVCHRSTVASMMHRQETVECLRKFNARRKLKGAILTTMLVSRNFSVGRQHTNSAAAASSTASLAQEACKSLLNKKSDSAKPSTNNSKNSIVSAINALKDTNMATNAQMESQSTVVHNPPDGVKGSTESNATNDEEEMKGRKARKQEIIKITEQLIEAINNGDFDAYTRICDPGLTSFEPEALGNLVEGMDFHKFYFENLLSKNNKPVHTTLLNPHVHLIGEDAACIAYIRLTQFVDTTGHPRSSQSEETRVWHRRDGKWLNVHFHCSGAPAAPLQ from the exons GGGAGCTTTTTCAGTGGTGCGTAGGTGTGTAAAGAAGTCATCAGGACAGGAGTATGCTGCAAAAATCATCAACACTAAGAAGCTGTCTGCAAGAG ACCATCAGAAGCTGGAGAGAGAGGCTCGGATCTGCCGTCTCCTGAAGCACCCCAACATTG TGAGACTCCATGACAGCATTTCAGAGGAAGGCTTTCATTACCTAGTCTTTGACCT GGTGACAGGAGGAGAGCTCTTTGAAGACATTGTAGCCAGGGAGTACTACAGTGAGGCTGATGCCAG TCATTGCATTAGTCAGATCTTGGAGAGTGTCAATCATATCCACCAGCATGATATTGTGCACCGAGACCTCAAG CCTGAGAACCTGTTGTTGGCCAGTAAGATGAAGGGAGCTGCAGTGAAGCTGGCAGACTTTGGCCTTGCTATTGAAGTACAGGGAGACCAGCAGGCTTGGTTTG GATTTGCGGGCACCCCTGGTTATCTCTCGCCTGAAGTCCTAAGGAAGGACCCTTACGGCAAGCCTGTGGACATATGGGCTTGTG GTGTTATCCTCTATATCTTGTTAGTGGGGTATCCTCCATTCTGGGATGAAGATCAACACAAACTCTATCAACAGATTAAAGCTGGGGCATATGAT TTCCCCTCCCCAGAGTGGGACACGGTGACTCCAGAGGCAAAGAACCTGATCAACCAGATGTTGACCATCAACCCAGCCAAGAGAATCACTGCTGAACAGGCCCTCAAACACCCATGGGTCTGC CACCGTTCTACAGTGGCATCCATGATGCACAGACAGGAAACTGTCGAGTGTCTCCGCAAGTTCAATGCTCGCCGAAAACTCAAG GGAGCCATTCTCACCACCATGCTGGTGTCCAGAAACTTCTCAG TGGGCCGGCAGCATACCaactctgctgctgccgcctccTCCACGGCCTCACTGGCTCAGGAAG catgCAAAAGTTTACTGAACAAGAAGTCAGATTCTGCTAAG CCTTCTACCAACAACAGTAAGAACAGTATAGTGAGCGCCATCAATGCCCTGAAAGACACCAACATGGCGACCAACGCCCAGATG GAGTCGCAGAGCACAGTTGTGCACAATCCTCCCGATGGCGTGAAG GGATCGACAGAAAGCAACGCCACCAACGACGAGGAGGAAATGAAAGGTAGGAAAG CTCGTAAACAGGAGATCATCAAGATAACAGAGCAGCTGATTGAGGCAATCAACAATGGAGACTTCGATGCCTACAC gAGGATTTGTGACCCTGGTCTTACTTCTTTTGAACCAGAGGCCCTGGGGAACCTGGTGGAGGGCATGGACTTTCACAAGTTCTACTTTGAAAACT TGCTCAGCAAGAACAACAAGCCGGTGCACACCACCCTTCTCAACCCACACGTGCACCTGATCGGTGAGGATGCGGCGTGCATCGCCTACATCAGACTCACGCAGTTTGTGGACACCACGGGCCACCCTcgctccagccaatcagaggagaCCAGGGTGTGGCATCGCCGCGATGGCAAGTGGCTCAATGTTCACTTCCACTGCTCAGGAGCACCTGCTGCACCACTCCAGTGA
- the LOC131448728 gene encoding calcium/calmodulin-dependent protein kinase type II delta chain isoform X3 has translation MATPATSTRFTDEYQLYEELGKGAFSVVRRCVKKSSGQEYAAKIINTKKLSARDHQKLEREARICRLLKHPNIVRLHDSISEEGFHYLVFDLVTGGELFEDIVAREYYSEADASHCISQILESVNHIHQHDIVHRDLKPENLLLASKMKGAAVKLADFGLAIEVQGDQQAWFGFAGTPGYLSPEVLRKDPYGKPVDIWACGVILYILLVGYPPFWDEDQHKLYQQIKAGAYDFPSPEWDTVTPEAKNLINQMLTINPAKRITAEQALKHPWVCHRSTVASMMHRQETVECLRKFNARRKLKGAILTTMLVSRNFSACKSLLNKKSDSAKPSTNNSKNSIVSAINALKDTNMATNAQMESQSTVVHNPPDGVKGSTESNATNDEEEMKGRKADSSALSQSSATEEMPPLLPSPQSSPAIPPHDVKRMAWNSTGNSSCPESDLSQSSLPAAPLGSNTAKSNTKQTRKQEIIKITEQLIEAINNGDFDAYTRICDPGLTSFEPEALGNLVEGMDFHKFYFENLLSKNNKPVHTTLLNPHVHLIGEDAACIAYIRLTQFVDTTGHPRSSQSEETRVWHRRDGKWLNVHFHCSGAPAAPLQ, from the exons GGGAGCTTTTTCAGTGGTGCGTAGGTGTGTAAAGAAGTCATCAGGACAGGAGTATGCTGCAAAAATCATCAACACTAAGAAGCTGTCTGCAAGAG ACCATCAGAAGCTGGAGAGAGAGGCTCGGATCTGCCGTCTCCTGAAGCACCCCAACATTG TGAGACTCCATGACAGCATTTCAGAGGAAGGCTTTCATTACCTAGTCTTTGACCT GGTGACAGGAGGAGAGCTCTTTGAAGACATTGTAGCCAGGGAGTACTACAGTGAGGCTGATGCCAG TCATTGCATTAGTCAGATCTTGGAGAGTGTCAATCATATCCACCAGCATGATATTGTGCACCGAGACCTCAAG CCTGAGAACCTGTTGTTGGCCAGTAAGATGAAGGGAGCTGCAGTGAAGCTGGCAGACTTTGGCCTTGCTATTGAAGTACAGGGAGACCAGCAGGCTTGGTTTG GATTTGCGGGCACCCCTGGTTATCTCTCGCCTGAAGTCCTAAGGAAGGACCCTTACGGCAAGCCTGTGGACATATGGGCTTGTG GTGTTATCCTCTATATCTTGTTAGTGGGGTATCCTCCATTCTGGGATGAAGATCAACACAAACTCTATCAACAGATTAAAGCTGGGGCATATGAT TTCCCCTCCCCAGAGTGGGACACGGTGACTCCAGAGGCAAAGAACCTGATCAACCAGATGTTGACCATCAACCCAGCCAAGAGAATCACTGCTGAACAGGCCCTCAAACACCCATGGGTCTGC CACCGTTCTACAGTGGCATCCATGATGCACAGACAGGAAACTGTCGAGTGTCTCCGCAAGTTCAATGCTCGCCGAAAACTCAAG GGAGCCATTCTCACCACCATGCTGGTGTCCAGAAACTTCTCAG catgCAAAAGTTTACTGAACAAGAAGTCAGATTCTGCTAAG CCTTCTACCAACAACAGTAAGAACAGTATAGTGAGCGCCATCAATGCCCTGAAAGACACCAACATGGCGACCAACGCCCAGATG GAGTCGCAGAGCACAGTTGTGCACAATCCTCCCGATGGCGTGAAG GGATCGACAGAAAGCAACGCCACCAACGACGAGGAGGAAATGAAAGGTAGGAAAG cGGACAGTTCGGCGCTGAGTCAGAGCAGCGCCACAGAGGAGATGCCCCCACTTCTACCCTCACCTCAAAGCTCACCTGCCA TTCCACCGCATGATGTAAAGCGCATGGCATGGAACAGCACAGGCAACAGCTCCTGCCCCGAGTCTGATCTCTCGCAGTCCTCCTTGCCTGCTGCTCCACTAGGGAGCAACACTGCTAAAAGCAACACTAAGCAGA CTCGTAAACAGGAGATCATCAAGATAACAGAGCAGCTGATTGAGGCAATCAACAATGGAGACTTCGATGCCTACAC gAGGATTTGTGACCCTGGTCTTACTTCTTTTGAACCAGAGGCCCTGGGGAACCTGGTGGAGGGCATGGACTTTCACAAGTTCTACTTTGAAAACT TGCTCAGCAAGAACAACAAGCCGGTGCACACCACCCTTCTCAACCCACACGTGCACCTGATCGGTGAGGATGCGGCGTGCATCGCCTACATCAGACTCACGCAGTTTGTGGACACCACGGGCCACCCTcgctccagccaatcagaggagaCCAGGGTGTGGCATCGCCGCGATGGCAAGTGGCTCAATGTTCACTTCCACTGCTCAGGAGCACCTGCTGCACCACTCCAGTGA
- the LOC131448728 gene encoding calcium/calmodulin-dependent protein kinase type II delta chain isoform X5: MATPATSTRFTDEYQLYEELGKGAFSVVRRCVKKSSGQEYAAKIINTKKLSARDHQKLEREARICRLLKHPNIVRLHDSISEEGFHYLVFDLVTGGELFEDIVAREYYSEADASHCISQILESVNHIHQHDIVHRDLKPENLLLASKMKGAAVKLADFGLAIEVQGDQQAWFGFAGTPGYLSPEVLRKDPYGKPVDIWACGVILYILLVGYPPFWDEDQHKLYQQIKAGAYDFPSPEWDTVTPEAKNLINQMLTINPAKRITAEQALKHPWVCHRSTVASMMHRQETVECLRKFNARRKLKGAILTTMLVSRNFSVGRQHTNSAAAASSTASLAQEACKSLLNKKSDSAKESQSTVVHNPPDGVKGSTESNATNDEEEMKADSSALSQSSATEEMPPLLPSPQSSPAIPPHDVKRMAWNSTGNSSCPESDLSQSSLPAAPLGSNTAKSNTKQTRKQEIIKITEQLIEAINNGDFDAYTRICDPGLTSFEPEALGNLVEGMDFHKFYFENLLSKNNKPVHTTLLNPHVHLIGEDAACIAYIRLTQFVDTTGHPRSSQSEETRVWHRRDGKWLNVHFHCSGAPAAPLQ, encoded by the exons GGGAGCTTTTTCAGTGGTGCGTAGGTGTGTAAAGAAGTCATCAGGACAGGAGTATGCTGCAAAAATCATCAACACTAAGAAGCTGTCTGCAAGAG ACCATCAGAAGCTGGAGAGAGAGGCTCGGATCTGCCGTCTCCTGAAGCACCCCAACATTG TGAGACTCCATGACAGCATTTCAGAGGAAGGCTTTCATTACCTAGTCTTTGACCT GGTGACAGGAGGAGAGCTCTTTGAAGACATTGTAGCCAGGGAGTACTACAGTGAGGCTGATGCCAG TCATTGCATTAGTCAGATCTTGGAGAGTGTCAATCATATCCACCAGCATGATATTGTGCACCGAGACCTCAAG CCTGAGAACCTGTTGTTGGCCAGTAAGATGAAGGGAGCTGCAGTGAAGCTGGCAGACTTTGGCCTTGCTATTGAAGTACAGGGAGACCAGCAGGCTTGGTTTG GATTTGCGGGCACCCCTGGTTATCTCTCGCCTGAAGTCCTAAGGAAGGACCCTTACGGCAAGCCTGTGGACATATGGGCTTGTG GTGTTATCCTCTATATCTTGTTAGTGGGGTATCCTCCATTCTGGGATGAAGATCAACACAAACTCTATCAACAGATTAAAGCTGGGGCATATGAT TTCCCCTCCCCAGAGTGGGACACGGTGACTCCAGAGGCAAAGAACCTGATCAACCAGATGTTGACCATCAACCCAGCCAAGAGAATCACTGCTGAACAGGCCCTCAAACACCCATGGGTCTGC CACCGTTCTACAGTGGCATCCATGATGCACAGACAGGAAACTGTCGAGTGTCTCCGCAAGTTCAATGCTCGCCGAAAACTCAAG GGAGCCATTCTCACCACCATGCTGGTGTCCAGAAACTTCTCAG TGGGCCGGCAGCATACCaactctgctgctgccgcctccTCCACGGCCTCACTGGCTCAGGAAG catgCAAAAGTTTACTGAACAAGAAGTCAGATTCTGCTAAG GAGTCGCAGAGCACAGTTGTGCACAATCCTCCCGATGGCGTGAAG GGATCGACAGAAAGCAACGCCACCAACGACGAGGAGGAAATGAAAG cGGACAGTTCGGCGCTGAGTCAGAGCAGCGCCACAGAGGAGATGCCCCCACTTCTACCCTCACCTCAAAGCTCACCTGCCA TTCCACCGCATGATGTAAAGCGCATGGCATGGAACAGCACAGGCAACAGCTCCTGCCCCGAGTCTGATCTCTCGCAGTCCTCCTTGCCTGCTGCTCCACTAGGGAGCAACACTGCTAAAAGCAACACTAAGCAGA CTCGTAAACAGGAGATCATCAAGATAACAGAGCAGCTGATTGAGGCAATCAACAATGGAGACTTCGATGCCTACAC gAGGATTTGTGACCCTGGTCTTACTTCTTTTGAACCAGAGGCCCTGGGGAACCTGGTGGAGGGCATGGACTTTCACAAGTTCTACTTTGAAAACT TGCTCAGCAAGAACAACAAGCCGGTGCACACCACCCTTCTCAACCCACACGTGCACCTGATCGGTGAGGATGCGGCGTGCATCGCCTACATCAGACTCACGCAGTTTGTGGACACCACGGGCCACCCTcgctccagccaatcagaggagaCCAGGGTGTGGCATCGCCGCGATGGCAAGTGGCTCAATGTTCACTTCCACTGCTCAGGAGCACCTGCTGCACCACTCCAGTGA
- the LOC131448728 gene encoding calcium/calmodulin-dependent protein kinase type II subunit gamma isoform X2 encodes MATPATSTRFTDEYQLYEELGKGAFSVVRRCVKKSSGQEYAAKIINTKKLSARDHQKLEREARICRLLKHPNIVRLHDSISEEGFHYLVFDLVTGGELFEDIVAREYYSEADASHCISQILESVNHIHQHDIVHRDLKPENLLLASKMKGAAVKLADFGLAIEVQGDQQAWFGFAGTPGYLSPEVLRKDPYGKPVDIWACGVILYILLVGYPPFWDEDQHKLYQQIKAGAYDFPSPEWDTVTPEAKNLINQMLTINPAKRITAEQALKHPWVCHRSTVASMMHRQETVECLRKFNARRKLKGAILTTMLVSRNFSVGRQHTNSAAAASSTASLAQEACKSLLNKKSDSAKPSTNNSKNSIVSAINALKDTNMATNAQMESQSTVVHNPPDGVKGSTESNATNDEEEMKADSSALSQSSATEEMPPLLPSPQSSPAIPPHDVKRMAWNSTGNSSCPESDLSQSSLPAAPLGSNTAKSNTKQTRKQEIIKITEQLIEAINNGDFDAYTRICDPGLTSFEPEALGNLVEGMDFHKFYFENLLSKNNKPVHTTLLNPHVHLIGEDAACIAYIRLTQFVDTTGHPRSSQSEETRVWHRRDGKWLNVHFHCSGAPAAPLQ; translated from the exons GGGAGCTTTTTCAGTGGTGCGTAGGTGTGTAAAGAAGTCATCAGGACAGGAGTATGCTGCAAAAATCATCAACACTAAGAAGCTGTCTGCAAGAG ACCATCAGAAGCTGGAGAGAGAGGCTCGGATCTGCCGTCTCCTGAAGCACCCCAACATTG TGAGACTCCATGACAGCATTTCAGAGGAAGGCTTTCATTACCTAGTCTTTGACCT GGTGACAGGAGGAGAGCTCTTTGAAGACATTGTAGCCAGGGAGTACTACAGTGAGGCTGATGCCAG TCATTGCATTAGTCAGATCTTGGAGAGTGTCAATCATATCCACCAGCATGATATTGTGCACCGAGACCTCAAG CCTGAGAACCTGTTGTTGGCCAGTAAGATGAAGGGAGCTGCAGTGAAGCTGGCAGACTTTGGCCTTGCTATTGAAGTACAGGGAGACCAGCAGGCTTGGTTTG GATTTGCGGGCACCCCTGGTTATCTCTCGCCTGAAGTCCTAAGGAAGGACCCTTACGGCAAGCCTGTGGACATATGGGCTTGTG GTGTTATCCTCTATATCTTGTTAGTGGGGTATCCTCCATTCTGGGATGAAGATCAACACAAACTCTATCAACAGATTAAAGCTGGGGCATATGAT TTCCCCTCCCCAGAGTGGGACACGGTGACTCCAGAGGCAAAGAACCTGATCAACCAGATGTTGACCATCAACCCAGCCAAGAGAATCACTGCTGAACAGGCCCTCAAACACCCATGGGTCTGC CACCGTTCTACAGTGGCATCCATGATGCACAGACAGGAAACTGTCGAGTGTCTCCGCAAGTTCAATGCTCGCCGAAAACTCAAG GGAGCCATTCTCACCACCATGCTGGTGTCCAGAAACTTCTCAG TGGGCCGGCAGCATACCaactctgctgctgccgcctccTCCACGGCCTCACTGGCTCAGGAAG catgCAAAAGTTTACTGAACAAGAAGTCAGATTCTGCTAAG CCTTCTACCAACAACAGTAAGAACAGTATAGTGAGCGCCATCAATGCCCTGAAAGACACCAACATGGCGACCAACGCCCAGATG GAGTCGCAGAGCACAGTTGTGCACAATCCTCCCGATGGCGTGAAG GGATCGACAGAAAGCAACGCCACCAACGACGAGGAGGAAATGAAAG cGGACAGTTCGGCGCTGAGTCAGAGCAGCGCCACAGAGGAGATGCCCCCACTTCTACCCTCACCTCAAAGCTCACCTGCCA TTCCACCGCATGATGTAAAGCGCATGGCATGGAACAGCACAGGCAACAGCTCCTGCCCCGAGTCTGATCTCTCGCAGTCCTCCTTGCCTGCTGCTCCACTAGGGAGCAACACTGCTAAAAGCAACACTAAGCAGA CTCGTAAACAGGAGATCATCAAGATAACAGAGCAGCTGATTGAGGCAATCAACAATGGAGACTTCGATGCCTACAC gAGGATTTGTGACCCTGGTCTTACTTCTTTTGAACCAGAGGCCCTGGGGAACCTGGTGGAGGGCATGGACTTTCACAAGTTCTACTTTGAAAACT TGCTCAGCAAGAACAACAAGCCGGTGCACACCACCCTTCTCAACCCACACGTGCACCTGATCGGTGAGGATGCGGCGTGCATCGCCTACATCAGACTCACGCAGTTTGTGGACACCACGGGCCACCCTcgctccagccaatcagaggagaCCAGGGTGTGGCATCGCCGCGATGGCAAGTGGCTCAATGTTCACTTCCACTGCTCAGGAGCACCTGCTGCACCACTCCAGTGA
- the LOC131448728 gene encoding calcium/calmodulin-dependent protein kinase type II subunit gamma isoform X4 yields MATPATSTRFTDEYQLYEELGKGAFSVVRRCVKKSSGQEYAAKIINTKKLSARDHQKLEREARICRLLKHPNIVRLHDSISEEGFHYLVFDLVTGGELFEDIVAREYYSEADASHCISQILESVNHIHQHDIVHRDLKPENLLLASKMKGAAVKLADFGLAIEVQGDQQAWFGFAGTPGYLSPEVLRKDPYGKPVDIWACGVILYILLVGYPPFWDEDQHKLYQQIKAGAYDFPSPEWDTVTPEAKNLINQMLTINPAKRITAEQALKHPWVCHRSTVASMMHRQETVECLRKFNARRKLKGAILTTMLVSRNFSVGRQHTNSAAAASSTASLAQEACKSLLNKKSDSAKESQSTVVHNPPDGVKGSTESNATNDEEEMKGRKADSSALSQSSATEEMPPLLPSPQSSPAIPPHDVKRMAWNSTGNSSCPESDLSQSSLPAAPLGSNTAKSNTKQTRKQEIIKITEQLIEAINNGDFDAYTRICDPGLTSFEPEALGNLVEGMDFHKFYFENLLSKNNKPVHTTLLNPHVHLIGEDAACIAYIRLTQFVDTTGHPRSSQSEETRVWHRRDGKWLNVHFHCSGAPAAPLQ; encoded by the exons GGGAGCTTTTTCAGTGGTGCGTAGGTGTGTAAAGAAGTCATCAGGACAGGAGTATGCTGCAAAAATCATCAACACTAAGAAGCTGTCTGCAAGAG ACCATCAGAAGCTGGAGAGAGAGGCTCGGATCTGCCGTCTCCTGAAGCACCCCAACATTG TGAGACTCCATGACAGCATTTCAGAGGAAGGCTTTCATTACCTAGTCTTTGACCT GGTGACAGGAGGAGAGCTCTTTGAAGACATTGTAGCCAGGGAGTACTACAGTGAGGCTGATGCCAG TCATTGCATTAGTCAGATCTTGGAGAGTGTCAATCATATCCACCAGCATGATATTGTGCACCGAGACCTCAAG CCTGAGAACCTGTTGTTGGCCAGTAAGATGAAGGGAGCTGCAGTGAAGCTGGCAGACTTTGGCCTTGCTATTGAAGTACAGGGAGACCAGCAGGCTTGGTTTG GATTTGCGGGCACCCCTGGTTATCTCTCGCCTGAAGTCCTAAGGAAGGACCCTTACGGCAAGCCTGTGGACATATGGGCTTGTG GTGTTATCCTCTATATCTTGTTAGTGGGGTATCCTCCATTCTGGGATGAAGATCAACACAAACTCTATCAACAGATTAAAGCTGGGGCATATGAT TTCCCCTCCCCAGAGTGGGACACGGTGACTCCAGAGGCAAAGAACCTGATCAACCAGATGTTGACCATCAACCCAGCCAAGAGAATCACTGCTGAACAGGCCCTCAAACACCCATGGGTCTGC CACCGTTCTACAGTGGCATCCATGATGCACAGACAGGAAACTGTCGAGTGTCTCCGCAAGTTCAATGCTCGCCGAAAACTCAAG GGAGCCATTCTCACCACCATGCTGGTGTCCAGAAACTTCTCAG TGGGCCGGCAGCATACCaactctgctgctgccgcctccTCCACGGCCTCACTGGCTCAGGAAG catgCAAAAGTTTACTGAACAAGAAGTCAGATTCTGCTAAG GAGTCGCAGAGCACAGTTGTGCACAATCCTCCCGATGGCGTGAAG GGATCGACAGAAAGCAACGCCACCAACGACGAGGAGGAAATGAAAGGTAGGAAAG cGGACAGTTCGGCGCTGAGTCAGAGCAGCGCCACAGAGGAGATGCCCCCACTTCTACCCTCACCTCAAAGCTCACCTGCCA TTCCACCGCATGATGTAAAGCGCATGGCATGGAACAGCACAGGCAACAGCTCCTGCCCCGAGTCTGATCTCTCGCAGTCCTCCTTGCCTGCTGCTCCACTAGGGAGCAACACTGCTAAAAGCAACACTAAGCAGA CTCGTAAACAGGAGATCATCAAGATAACAGAGCAGCTGATTGAGGCAATCAACAATGGAGACTTCGATGCCTACAC gAGGATTTGTGACCCTGGTCTTACTTCTTTTGAACCAGAGGCCCTGGGGAACCTGGTGGAGGGCATGGACTTTCACAAGTTCTACTTTGAAAACT TGCTCAGCAAGAACAACAAGCCGGTGCACACCACCCTTCTCAACCCACACGTGCACCTGATCGGTGAGGATGCGGCGTGCATCGCCTACATCAGACTCACGCAGTTTGTGGACACCACGGGCCACCCTcgctccagccaatcagaggagaCCAGGGTGTGGCATCGCCGCGATGGCAAGTGGCTCAATGTTCACTTCCACTGCTCAGGAGCACCTGCTGCACCACTCCAGTGA